In Neodiprion virginianus isolate iyNeoVirg1 chromosome 6, iyNeoVirg1.1, whole genome shotgun sequence, the genomic window ATAGCGATATTAAAGCTAAGGGAACCAGTACGGCTGTCGAATTCGGTACAGCCGGCGTGTCTGCTTTCAAAATCCTTGAACGTTTTGGAGAGAACGAGGAATGCGACTCTGGTTGTCGCCGGTTGGGGAGCGACGGACTTCGACGGTACCGAGACGACGAAACTGAAAAAAGCTGTCGGTCTGAGATTCGTAGAAACGAACGAATGCTCGGATAGCTACAGCAGCAACAACGCGAGGCTTCCCAATGGGCTGGACAATATGATATGCGCGATTGACCCGAACACCACGCGACGAGCGGACACCTGTTGGGGCGACAGCGGGGGACCGCTTATAGCATCTTCGGGATCCGCGCGGTTTGTTGCCGGAGTTACGGCGTTCGGCCAAGCCTGCGGCGGATCGACGCCCAGCGTTTACACATCGGTTTACGATTACTTGAGCTGGATCGAAGGCCATGTTTGGCCCGACACCGAAGGAACACGATCTAGAAGCAGTAAAATATGGTGAAATCCGACTCGCGGGTACGGTGTGCGGAAATGAAACTATTTGGCAAACTCTTATGGATATCGACACCTCAGATCGAGAGTCACACGCGTGTTTCTGCCCGCCAAATTGTGTTTAAAATGCAGGCGTGTAATACGTAACACTGGATGCCAGAGTTGGAGAAAAATTCGTGCCGCTGTTATCTCACTATCTCGGTACAGTTGGGTCGGTATATTTGATATAATGAAGTGTATTATCGATATACGCACACGTCGGACAATATTGTATCTATACGCAGCTTATACTGTGTCACTTTACTAACGATAAGGTACCATTACAGTTCACCTCGATTCTGCGGATTTTGCtgctataatttattttacttgtCGCAACTTTCACGCGCAATAGAAACATTTCCGAGAATTGAAAACTTCGTCACATTATAGCTGTGGAATTATAAGTGCGTATGAATACCGTATGCCGCGATTAAATATGATAGCCAAAATAgttgaataatatttgacCTATCAAGACtgcaaaaattatcattcaaatgataatttgaaatttgcttGCCCTCATTATAAACAACGTCGCTACTTGACATTTAGATACTTGCGAACCAGAGTAAGATCTAGGATACCCGAAATAACGGTTGATTACCAGTGAATACTACGGGATTCCCAACATCATAAGTAACAACTCAATTTTGAGATATGTCGAATTGCAGTTGATATTACTGCACGTAAATCGAAGATATAGTATAAGTGACTATTTTTTAGAACTGCGATGGTGTTTCTATCCTGAGTTTATTGAACTCCATCTCAGACGTGCAGAAATGCACAGTgatattattctattttgtacatatgtatacatacgatATAGGTGTGTATAGTTTTTGGCGTTGATGTCAAAAAAGGATGTTTGCTTAAACGGACAACAGAATGGTGCTCAATTTTTACGTAATAATAGAATAGCAACACGGATTGTTAAAACTATATTTTGCTTAACTATTCCCCTACGACCTCTTACAGAGCCGCAGTATTTTATAAACCAAACTAGCACTTTCATGTTATTGAATATGTAGTtgcgtttaattttttacgtcgttaataaaacatgtattaaaatttttttcgttcaatgCAGTTTCCATCCGCAATTTACACGGGGTagggaaaataaattgttttgttCACGTTGTTTATActtttttgattaaaaatatatatattttttcaggcAATCACTATTTCAATTTGCAGACAACGCGAAACTATCATATAAGAAGATCAGAGTACAAAGGATTATACTTGAACGCAAGCTCAAGATGTTCtatctgaaaaagaaaagacgaaAGAGATACACTTATCTAACACTCGAcattaaaaatgtaatattcaCTAGTAATACAGAGTGTTCTGTAATTACGATATAACtattatatatacaaacaCAGCTATAAGTGCGGCCAATTGTCACTCATCAGCCTTCCAGCCTTGCCTTTTGGCTCAgctattcaaataatttagaTTGAAATTTCCTTAGAAGAATTATAGCgttattacaaatatttcttACACATCATAGCTTGATCAGCAAGTTATAAGGATGGTCAAATGGACCGATCACGCGCTGACTTATTACCCAGTGCGGTAAAAGTTTACCTACGAggtgataaataaatattaaacatAGCAATTTAGAACCCGAACTAGAAACATCTTTGCCtggttttcaaaataattatctcATTTACTAAGAAAAACAATCGTAGAACCTCACtcaaaatcaacaaaaatacGGTATTCTTTCTCTCCAAACAATGCAGTAAACAGTGGCGATCCAATCTTCAGAAATTTGTACGTATCAACTGTCTACTCGATTGTccgtaaaaataatgtaactTTGTGAAaccattttcgaaaattgaaaaaatttatgtcacTTTTATTTCTGCCAAGCGAGGTTGCAttgttttaatgaaaatttgattgtttTACCGCGAAAAACATTCGATTTAGTAGAATACTTTTGGTTCTACTCCATCTGCTTGTCACAGTTTGCTACATATTTTCGTAAACATGTTGACGGTTAATTATACTTGTACCTTTCTTAAACACacggtaaaaatgataatgtaCTTGATTTATTGCGGACTATTCTGAGATCCAATGAGTGGGAATATTTGAGTGATTTGGCCAATGCCTTTCGTGCGGCCCTCCCTAAACAGTAGTCGCATTCCGACGTGGAGATATTCCGGATGGCCAACAAATCTGAACAGAACTGATGCAGTATCATTAGTCTGTAGTCCCTCTTCTTTCAGATCCATTATTCCTTCTATTGCGCACGTTTGACGCACGTTCCCGACGTGTACGGTTGCTTGAAATCCGGGATATATCGCTGTTGCATGGTAGACAACCAGAACGGTGGCCTGAAAGTAACAACGAAATAACCAAAACTTGGAAAGTATTTCTGTCTGAATATTGTCGAATACGTTAACATTCAATTGACGATATTAAAGTCTCATAGACCTCAGTATTGGTAATTTCTAATTAGTCCACCAAATATCCACGAACGGTCACCCAAACATTAGAAATTCAGTATTAAATTGTACCTGGAAGAAAAATGTCGCACACGGATGATCTCGAGGTGAGACAAGAACCATTCCGGGTCGTAGGTGGGGCAATGGTGGGTCCCTGGCAGTTGGCGGTGCAATAGTCAGACTTGCACTCTGCGATGCTCGAACTAAACAACAAGGGGCTTTGTTTCTATGCAAGCTAGCTACTTTGACTGGACTAAATTCGCCATCTGGCAATGGTCCGACCAACAAGCGAGTCCCAGGTGCAATGATACCCCTTACCAGCAAGCCACCTAGAACTGGCTCATTCAGTCCCACCACCCTGAaagtttattttaaaattaccaAACCGAATTTgtgtattattgttttttgtcCATTTTACAAGGTCTGACGTGAATCAAGGCACGAAAAGAATCACCTAAATGTTTCGTCAATTTGAAACAAACACGATTCGGGATCTGAATCTGGTGGAGTGGATTCGGAAGGCAGCAAATCTCTGATGAACGAGGTGAGTTCCTTCAGGCCTTCCCCCGTCACACAACTCACAGGAAATACAGGAATTGTTTCCAAATTATAGCTTTGACGCGCATTGCTGTTACCATCAGGAACAGAATACAGAATTGGTTGTTTAGAACAGCCATGAGCTCTCACAGTACTCTCTAGTTGAGCTAAGGCATCCCGGGCGTCACAGAGGCCAAGGTCAGTTTTGGttataacaacaaaaaatggTAGTCTCAAAGCAAGGCACAAAGCCAGATGCTCTTGGAAAGCCTCATTCATTGGAGGTGCTATAACCAGCATCACATGATGTGGACAATAGCCTAGAAATAGGTATGCAATTTTTTGAGAGGTGACTTTAAGTAGTTGTGCATGCAAAAATTCATGTATTTAGCAGTGCTCGCAGCTCGATCGCACCTGTAAGTCCCAGCAGTGTTGTTCTCAAATATTTACGATGACCAGCCAAATCGATGAATGTTACAACTTTGGAAGCCTGTTCACAGATCTCTTCGGCAGTGTTCATCTCCGCATAGTTGAGCACGTGACCTTCGCTATCAAAACCAATTATCTCGTGGGATATCGATGAAGTACGTCCTGTTCTAATTTCGTGCAGATGGCGAAACATATTTAACCGTGCTCTTCCCCTTCCATTGTCCAGCTCACCTTGTGTCAGCACTCCTGTGTTATGCAGATAATATTATGAGTACGTAGCAATAGAATCTAGTGGACTGTTGCTCATACAAATGCAAGAAATATTTGCTCTGTGATGTATTGCATTTCAATTGAATCTGATTCTTGGATCGATTTTGAAGTGTAATCAATAACAGGGAGAATTATGGCTGCTAACTATGCCCAACGGGAAAGATCAGAATATTAATTCGGAAGTAGTCCTCAAACCTAGCAGCGTTGATTTTCCAGCATCTTGTCCTCCTGTTACAGCTAGTCTCAATTCGACGACGGTTTCTTGATCCTCCCTATCATCTTTTCGTAGCTTCCTTACTAAAACTTCGGCCACTCGTTTATTTTCGGATTGATTTTTTGGGGTGTTTCTAttctgttctttctcattgcaGTGAACATTGTTGTTGGTGAGTTTCTCTCGAAGTACATCTGTAGTCGCACCTAGTCTGGCTGCCATTTCCCTTAAGGTTTTCAGTGAAGCCTTCATTTCCTCCCTTGACAGACCTGCCAGTCTGCCATTGTCTTCGACTCCTAATCAGCAGTCATTAAACTGATAAGGTTGGTATTCTAAGTGAAACTGAACTTTAATTACATGATTTTACATCTACTGCCAATTTGTAGAATCTAAGAATTAACGAACAAACGGTCATCTAATAGTCGGCAACTGCGCACCAATTTGATAAATTGCTTCCCCGTGCCCTTCGCGAAGTCTCCATTTCATTTGGGTAACCAGATGTTCAAACCTCTGGCTTGAGGGGTTCACAAGCTTCAATTTATACTCAATGTTTCCTTGTTCTGGTTCAGGGGGAAGTCTTTGTTCGACATCAGATGCGACGTGTTCCTGATCCTCGTCATTGCTGGAACTCTCACAATCGGATGACCCATTGCCCTCTTGCTCAAAACGATCCCAGGTTTCCTTGcccttttcctttccttctcCAGGATCGAACAATCCGAGAAACGACTCCATTTTAATATACTTGGTTCACCGGCTGTAAAGAAAAATCCAGGTACAATTAGTATTTGAAAGTAAATAACactgatattttattttttctgaaaataggAATGCAGATTTGCTGCGTAATATTGCCAAAAGTCTGTCAACAAAGCCAGGTACAAAAATACATTTGGCAGTATGCGAACATGAATTATAGGTATGCATTTAAAATACACAGATATACAGTTCAAGAACCAAAATAAGTATATTCAGCTATAGCAACAAGCATATAAGGTCAGAGCTAGCGTTGgacaatagtaaaaataaatcatatcTACAATTGACATTAAATTCATTgttatattatcaattacaTAACTATCTCTGATCCATCTGTTGCTCGAGATGGGGGAAAATGATTCGTTTGAAAAGGAAtggagttgaaattttttttaaatctgaccTACGGAGATGATGcaatgtgtataatatgttGGGTGCtgcatttttttccaactacATCCAGCCATGAGATATTTGAACAGTAATTgcgaaataaatttgcaattctcgcgaagtttttttcattcttcaacCTGCCGTAAGAATGACACGTTTGTACACCTATGTCACATGGGCTTTTGACAGCTGTGTTTCGTGACGGTGATTGGCTGCGGCTATTTCGCGACGGCAGAAAACGGTGAGTATGTAATATGTAATTCGGTAAAGGTGTGCATATTAGGGATAAAAATCAGTCGAAACACGTGAAGGAGTGGTATTAATATTCGTAATTGATATTGTCAATATTGATTTACGGTAATAGACAATGGTTTTATTTGCCCAAGAGCGGTGAGCGTGTAACCAAAAGTAAAAGTGACAGAAAGTGACGCaacatacaaaaaaacaatcgcAAACATCAAACATCTCGTTAGcaacaaattttgcaaaaacaGCCCGTCATGTTAATCGTCCATAGCTAAAAGTTTGACTACATAAAATACCTGCAAAGCTTGAACTTTCTTGCCTGAAATTCACTCTCTAATATGCACCGGaaatgttgaattttaaatCCCTATCCAATACCAACGAAAACCTCGACAGCCATATTGGTCGCACTTTCCCTCCACGCCCTCCGCAGTCCGCTGCTGTGCTGCGATCGCTGTGATGTCTGACGGGGCGGGGCGTCAATCACGCGGGGGCGCGGGAAGCGCGAAACTTTAGGAAGCGGGATCGCGCGGACGCGCGCAGCCTCGGGCAGACACTTACCCTCGGCCAACAAACGTGTATTCTTAACAGTGTAATTTTCAACAAGACGCCAGCATCTAAATTTGCAACCATATGTATTTCCTCACGATTATAAGATAATTATTGATTCATGTGTACTAATTATAAAGTAAATCACAGTAACAAGCAGACTGCCCACATGACATGAAAACTTTCTATGAaactttcaataaaatattttatagacAGATTATGAGAACCTTTttaagaacaacaacaaccaaGAAATCTTTTGCAGGTTTTTGGCGCGGACATTTTCAACTTGCAGCAacctttttttgaaatattcattgttATGTAGGTGGACAGAAAATATTGCGATTTGTAccttttcatttatttagaTAGGTGAgagtgataaaaagaaaaaaaaaaaaaaaacgacaaattACGTAACCAACACTattcttaataataataataacaacaataatcataataataaacaatcgACGTTGTGCTACGTAGATCATACGAATAGATGCCCATTGTCCGTCAACAATTTTGACGGCAACATTATATTTcactgatatttttcaaatttgcaagCTACATATGTTGCTTCCGCAAAGCATATGTAGAAATAATATACTGCTCATGTTAAAATAAAGCACCATCCTAAACTGTGTAGATAAATGCACGGTAACACatatggaataaaaatattatgttaaTTAGTCATGATGGTAAGGCAGAGAACGTGATTCAACCGAACATGCCTCCGAGCAAAAATACTTCAGCCCCGTTTTCGCTTTCCAAGGCATgaagatttttcgaaactttggtAGTTTACCAGAATTATGTGTATGACATATGTAATATGATACATGTAAAATCCGCCATATGTACGTAAAGATATATACCTTTCGAACATGTAGATGTACGTGATGTTTCGATCAATTGCACCTGATAAAGAAGTCAAAGTTTAGCATCAAACTGACttgctaattgtaagattCATTTTCCACTCCAAGGTATATTATACAGACTGCGATACTAGCAACAGGTCGAGTTCGGATCAAGCATAATTAATCGAAACTTCCTGTACACAATATATTTGGATTATTTCTGTAGCCATGGATAATAGCATAAATACTTCACTACCCCGATAATGTAAAGTCACCCTGGCCATctttaccataaattatatattaagTTGTTTCGTTTGAATGCAACATTTTGTTTCGCTTCTGccagaaaaacttttacacagcaaaaaagaaatccaCGCTCGAGGATATTTCTTAAATCCactcttcaaaaatttctttcggaATTTGAAGTTTAcccatttgaataacatggaGAAGTAgtaattttatattcttctAATTTTCACCACCCAGCCCCACTTAATAATATAGACTTGATGCTGAAAGTATTTTTTAGAGAATTATATTCTCTTTAAAGGTGTGGATTCTGCGAAATTCTTCGTCCGAATGGGTCAAATTTTATAAGCCTTGGCTCGAAAGTCAATTTTACGTGTAAATTTATTCGTAAATGTTTACAGTGGCTAGCTATCAAATTTAATacagaaattcaaaagacACTTCTGTGAAGAATttaattcttcaaaaattgCTTCCAGGATCAAGTCCATATCATTAAATGCTGCTGAGTGGTAACcattgtaaagaaaaatgtacaCCTTCTCCATGTTATTTGAATGAGAAAACTGAGGATTCAGAGAGTATCTTTCAAAACtggaattaaaatatatactaggtgaggatttttttacaaatttttcaggtCAGAGCAAGAAGAAGTGTTGCTTCCAAACAAAACATCcgtgtacatatacatataatatttatagcttatatacatacatatctgCATaccgtgaatattttttgaagcGGATCCCTGCAAGCTACTCAAGGTGATTTTTTCCCTTGAGCTAGTCTCTATAGATGGCCCGCACCATGCGGACTTCGGATCTGCTTCATTGGATATTCACGGCATATACCACGCTGCATTACGtacatttaaataaaattaggTATGAAATCTGGACGTTAAAATTTTATGTCATTGGGGCAGAAGCGGCTCACTACCTGCTCTCACAACGCTCTTACCCGATGAAACGGCTGCAGCGAGACTCTGCTCAGAAATTTCTGACTTTGTACACTTCTCTGACTTCAAAAGGGCCTCATTCAAACACACATTATTCAGGCTTACTGCGCTATTAGAAAAAATAGCCATTGCCGAAGTCGGCTTGGTCGTATCAACGTTATTAAAATCTGCTTCCCGAGAGGCAGGCGTTGGACTTGATTCGGTGGCATTTGAATGAGCGTGCGACGCGATGAGGTCACATGCTTTCCCTAGTATTACCAAACTATTCAGAACCCGAAACGATATGAGAACAAGGTACGCCATAATAAAAAGAATCAAATTCGCTGGTCTGGCAGTAGGAGTTAAAGTCGTGCACAGTACACGTGCCATTGCAACGCCAAGAGGAAGGGGTATAAAACCCATTCGACGTGCGACCAGGTCGGATTGGTCTGAAAATGCCGTCTCCTGCCGTGTCTGCGCCATATCATAAGCCAGGCTAACCGTGTAGTCCCTATATACGGTCGATCGAAGCTCGTTGAAACGGGTGATGAATGCGTGTTTTACCTTGGACAGCAAGgggaattttcatttactcgTCAGATGCTTGTTCGTTTTTGTGTCTTACATTAGTACACGAGACACAGTTACCCTTCCCCTTGTAAAATAGGTAAATACCTACCCAATCAACAAGAACTTCTGCCACAAGTACGAGTATGCAATCAGGAAGAAGAATGACAAGACGATCGGCTTTCCAAGAATATTCCTTCATGGTTTGCAAGCATACGGCAAGAAGGAGAACAGCTAGGTGAAATCGCTCCCTGACATCGCTACAAGATACTTGAAATAAGTTGTTCTTATCAAACTTTTTGAAGACTGATCCCTTTAGTTCAACGAACtataaagaaatacaaaatCCAATATTAATTTCACATGTTACAATggattcattatttattcactttgtTATCAGGTGAAGCAATCGAATTTTGATAACATATACCACGCATGGGTGATACTTTGCAGATAgtgtacattttcaaaatgtaatAGCAACTTACATTGTTGGACATCATGATGGTTAGCAAACCTTTATTGTTGCTATTTATTGCCACGTTAAGAGTGGTTGCCTGAAAAAGCACCAAAATGCTATGCAGCACTGGCATAATGTTTTAAGGAATAAACAATCCAATGCAGAAGAAGGAAACATATCGAATAGCATCAAATAGTGCATGTCCATCTTTGTTTGAAAAGGATACAGACATAAGCAAAGGCAAAAAGAAGGTGAGGCAGTGTTCCAAGATGGCGGGTGTGGTTTGAATGAGAACGAGTGCGTGGTTCCGTGGCTGTCCATAACAAGGCGTCAATTGTATCTTGTCCAAAGGCGCTAAAAAGCCGATCGCCAACTTCTAGcatgttgtaaaaaatataaagctTGATAACGGACTGGCTTTTTACAAGATGATACATCATTGAAGTGTCTACTCGCCAGGTTGCAGCCCAGCATGCAACAACAACGACTCCTTTCAGAAGATCACAAACCTCTGCCGGCCTTAATAACCTCTCTCCTTTCTtgtcgttcaattttttacctctagaacaaaaacaaaaggaatAATATCGACAAACTTTATTGACTCATTAACACCGAAGGCTTAATTTTCTATTTGCAGCAACTACACAACTCACCTTAAACAGCGCATCAACGGCCGTGTTACTACCGCCCAAAGAGCCATGACGAATCTCAGGGGCAGGAAAGTGTAAACAAACAGGAATGAATCTGCACACTGATAGTAAGACATGCATTTATATTGAACTTCTGATTTCCTCCTTCGGACGCAAAGTCTTTGTTCGTTGTGATTAGTAACAAATATGAGAATTCACAGTAACCACTCACCTGGAAAAACCCATAAGCCATGAACTTCTCCAGCTCCCTGGGTATCTTCATaaacgaatatattttttctcgtctGGCGGAGTATCGTTCTTCATCATGTTCCAATTGATAACCGCGTGTCAAttctgttttcaaaaattgaccCAGCGATATCCCTGTTAAGATGGGACAATTTATTTGATAATTGTCAAATAGTCGGATCATTGAAATCAAACTAAAACAGTTGCTATGTAACCTCGAAAACCATTTGCGTTCGTTAAGAGAACCGATGTAATAAAAGATGATGAGTGAGGATAACGATTCTTATTGGAAGAATTCGGAGAGTAGTGCACGGTGTAGTTGGATAAACATCTCTTGGGAAATATATGTACCGTGTTTTTTTGCATTGTCCTGTTTAACTGACAGCTTCGGAGTTGCAGGACGACTCGGTTGAAAATTGACAG contains:
- the LOC124306653 gene encoding serine protease persephone-like isoform X4, with amino-acid sequence MRELHRGKYNDADRCGFEEFTEIVCCINIPGKVGNDERRPRPADAACQEYSNEVLPTEGSVNFYVLNGEDAKSSEFPFMAALGYADGSKDNDASSIKYTCGGTLISQQHVLTAAHCVSNLDGRIPVEVRLGTTDLITAERDTQRVPVASAIPHPDYLITENYNDIAILKLREPVRLSNSVQPACLLSKSLNVLERTRNATLVVAGWGATDFDGTETTKLKKAVGLRFVETNECSDSYSSNNARLPNGLDNMICAIDPNTTRRADTCWGDSGGPLIASSGSARFVAGVTAFGQACGGSTPSVYTSVYDYLSWIEGHVWPDTEGTRSRSSKIW
- the LOC124306646 gene encoding GTP-binding protein 2 isoform X1, with amino-acid sequence MESFLGLFDPGEGKEKGKETWDRFEQEGNGSSDCESSSNDEDQEHVASDVEQRLPPEPEQGNIEYKLKLVNPSSQRFEHLVTQMKWRLREGHGEAIYQIGVEDNGRLAGLSREEMKASLKTLREMAARLGATTDVLREKLTNNNVHCNEKEQNRNTPKNQSENKRVAEVLVRKLRKDDREDQETVVELRLAVTGGQDAGKSTLLGVLTQGELDNGRGRARLNMFRHLHEIRTGRTSSISHEIIGFDSEGHVLNYAEMNTAEEICEQASKVVTFIDLAGHRKYLRTTLLGLTGYCPHHVMLVIAPPMNEAFQEHLALCLALRLPFFVVITKTDLGLCDARDALAQLESTVRAHGCSKQPILYSVPDGNSNARQSYNLETIPVFPVSCVTGEGLKELTSFIRDLLPSESTPPDSDPESCLFQIDETFRVVGLNEPVLGGLLVRGIIAPGTRLLVGPLPDGEFSPVKVASLHRNKAPCCLVRASQSASLTIAPPTARDPPLPHLRPGMVLVSPRDHPCATFFFQATVLVVYHATAIYPGFQATVHVGNVRQTCAIEGIMDLKEEGLQTNDTASVLFRFVGHPEYLHVGMRLLFREGRTKGIGQITQIFPLIGSQNSPQ
- the LOC124306646 gene encoding GTP-binding protein 2 isoform X2 → MKASLKTLREMAARLGATTDVLREKLTNNNVHCNEKEQNRNTPKNQSENKRVAEVLVRKLRKDDREDQETVVELRLAVTGGQDAGKSTLLGVLTQGELDNGRGRARLNMFRHLHEIRTGRTSSISHEIIGFDSEGHVLNYAEMNTAEEICEQASKVVTFIDLAGHRKYLRTTLLGLTGYCPHHVMLVIAPPMNEAFQEHLALCLALRLPFFVVITKTDLGLCDARDALAQLESTVRAHGCSKQPILYSVPDGNSNARQSYNLETIPVFPVSCVTGEGLKELTSFIRDLLPSESTPPDSDPESCLFQIDETFRVVGLNEPVLGGLLVRGIIAPGTRLLVGPLPDGEFSPVKVASLHRNKAPCCLVRASQSASLTIAPPTARDPPLPHLRPGMVLVSPRDHPCATFFFQATVLVVYHATAIYPGFQATVHVGNVRQTCAIEGIMDLKEEGLQTNDTASVLFRFVGHPEYLHVGMRLLFREGRTKGIGQITQIFPLIGSQNSPQ
- the LOC124306648 gene encoding protein TAPT1 homolog, which produces MNTEDDKPVQSEAMFAEKTHIKFRGPSKASGSQGSRIETVNFQPSRPATPKLSVKQDNAKKHGISLGQFLKTELTRGYQLEHDEERYSARREKIYSFMKIPRELEKFMAYGFFQCADSFLFVYTFLPLRFVMALWAVVTRPLMRCLRGKKLNDKKGERLLRPAEVCDLLKGVVVVACWAATWRVDTSMMYHLVKSQSVIKLYIFYNMLEVGDRLFSAFGQDTIDALLWTATEPRTRSHSNHTRHLGTLPHLLFAFAYVLLHSILVLFQATTLNVAINSNNKGLLTIMMSNNFVELKGSVFKKFDKNNLFQVSCSDVRERFHLAVLLLAVCLQTMKEYSWKADRLVILLPDCILVLVAEVLVDWVKHAFITRFNELRSTVYRDYTVSLAYDMAQTRQETAFSDQSDLVARRMGFIPLPLGVAMARVLCTTLTPTARPANLILFIMAYLVLISFRVLNSLVILGKACDLIASHAHSNATESSPTPASREADFNNVDTTKPTSAMAIFSNSAVSLNNVCLNEALLKSEKCTKSEISEQSLAAAVSSGKSVVRAGSEPLLPQ